In Leptospira sp. WS58.C1, a single genomic region encodes these proteins:
- a CDS encoding SpoIIE family protein phosphatase, producing the protein MIELKFGQRKVVNFRGARKVVGGLTEKNKIDILLYISKEFANADKEEELYDIVISLCKDIFECDNTTLRMWKGNLLVPSRFLKETIPPRRDLSQDEGYSGFTFKTRMPLLIQDLTHHAEYIDEGETTRAVMCVPIMYKEDCLGTIAVESDTEFFYREDDLEILEALGSQLALAITSVRLIQGLVQANEREAQILKQLEWDMRMGRNVQSQIVETTISPWNGLHFGTYYEPMTEVSGDYFNVVRQGNSITAIIVDVSGHGIPAALVTMSIHYQFQRCTSLGMGLSETLAELGESIRPQLPDGTYFTAFILKVYSDYTYSYVNAAHQKMLHYHNGHGRIEELDTQGVPLGIFEVERSNFEEKHGRILPGDILFLPTDGITEQKNEQRQELGNQRFIEWIRQEKSTIEEQRDKIYVSDLVGSLIGRFKRYKGDVRNGDDVSLLALQCNPELGKAKTLLSLAKSAAKAKKDQVAYDKALEVFSMDESLKDSLVLLGKMYYRDRNFEKSVQFLEKYIKTSGEESEHIHYLLGRAYYELENIPEAKRALKRSLAIDHTYAKSSLRLARCYLKDNETPKAIKVLQQGIKSAPTNEYLKISLKKLEELVKRKSGDLVVSEQRKEAV; encoded by the coding sequence AGAGGAACTTTACGATATCGTAATCAGCCTCTGTAAGGACATTTTCGAGTGCGATAATACCACTCTCAGGATGTGGAAGGGAAATCTTCTGGTCCCTTCTCGCTTCTTAAAAGAGACAATCCCGCCTCGCAGAGATCTGAGCCAGGATGAAGGTTATTCTGGGTTCACTTTTAAGACCCGGATGCCCTTGCTCATTCAGGACTTAACACATCATGCGGAATACATAGACGAGGGAGAAACTACCCGAGCCGTTATGTGTGTTCCGATCATGTACAAAGAAGATTGTCTCGGGACGATTGCCGTGGAATCCGACACGGAATTTTTCTATAGAGAAGACGATTTGGAGATCTTAGAAGCTCTAGGTTCTCAGCTCGCTCTTGCGATCACAAGCGTTCGTCTGATCCAAGGTTTGGTCCAGGCGAATGAAAGAGAGGCTCAGATCCTGAAACAATTGGAATGGGATATGAGAATGGGGCGTAACGTCCAGAGCCAGATCGTAGAGACTACGATCTCTCCTTGGAACGGTCTACATTTCGGGACTTATTACGAGCCTATGACGGAAGTTTCCGGAGACTACTTTAATGTGGTTCGACAAGGGAATTCCATCACTGCGATCATAGTGGATGTTTCCGGCCATGGTATTCCTGCCGCGTTAGTCACCATGTCCATCCACTACCAATTTCAACGTTGTACTTCCCTTGGTATGGGACTGTCCGAAACTTTGGCCGAGTTGGGTGAATCCATTCGGCCACAGCTTCCGGATGGAACTTATTTCACCGCTTTCATTTTGAAGGTTTACAGCGACTATACTTATTCTTACGTGAATGCCGCTCACCAAAAAATGTTACATTACCATAACGGTCATGGAAGAATTGAGGAGCTGGATACCCAAGGAGTTCCTCTCGGTATTTTCGAAGTAGAAAGAAGTAATTTTGAAGAAAAACACGGAAGGATCCTTCCTGGAGATATTCTCTTCTTACCTACGGACGGTATTACGGAACAGAAGAATGAACAACGCCAGGAGTTAGGAAACCAACGTTTTATAGAATGGATCCGTCAGGAAAAATCCACTATAGAAGAACAAAGAGATAAGATCTATGTTTCCGATCTAGTCGGTTCCTTGATCGGAAGATTCAAAAGATATAAGGGAGATGTGAGAAACGGGGACGACGTTTCCTTGCTCGCACTTCAATGTAATCCCGAGCTTGGAAAAGCGAAGACCCTGCTTTCTCTCGCAAAGTCAGCCGCGAAAGCGAAAAAGGATCAGGTGGCTTACGACAAAGCTTTGGAAGTTTTCTCCATGGATGAATCTCTCAAAGATAGTTTAGTCCTTCTCGGAAAAATGTATTACAGAGATCGAAATTTCGAAAAGAGCGTACAGTTCTTGGAGAAATATATCAAAACGAGCGGAGAAGAATCCGAGCACATTCATTATCTTTTAGGCAGAGCGTATTATGAATTGGAAAATATCCCGGAAGCGAAGAGAGCGTTAAAACGTTCTCTTGCTATCGACCATACGTACGCTAAATCCAGCTTAAGGCTGGCGAGATGTTATTTGAAAGATAATGAAACTCCTAAGGCGATCAAGGTCCTGCAACAAGGGATCAAGAGTGCGCCTACGAATGAGTATCTAAAAATTTCCCTTAAAAAACTGGAGGAATTAGTAAAAAGAAAATCAGGAGATCTAGTCGTTTCGGAACAAAGAAAAGAAGCGGTTTAA